The genome window GCCTGAAACTTACTCaagtatattaaaaaacacaCTTACCATATCCACTCATGCTGCTCTGGCCACCATAGCCGCCTCCATAACCACCACTCAGCTGCTGGCTGGCTGGGCCGCCATAACTGGACTGGTTTGCTGTTAAGTTAAGAGAACATTAGAACCTTGTTCCTTATGTAATGTGGTACCTGGTGGTACCGGGCTTGTAATTCTAATCTATTTTCCAGTCTTGATCTTAGCATCACTATATATAACCCTCTGTGTCCTCCTTCTGCCTACTGTCTATGACCAGACTACCTTTCTATCCATCATTTGAGCTAGTCAAACACTTATAAACCACAAGGCCAACAGCATACACATCAGCAGGACTGAATCCACGTTTCCGTAAGTAGAGGCATTTTGACAAGACCTTATGAAAATGTTTAACTGGACTTAGTGGGATTTTCCCCCATAATTCGATATATATTAAGGGTAGGTCAATACACAGGTATCACTAAACACCTGATTATGCCCCAAAATTTATTTTGATCTTATGCTTTTTGCTAAATATTACTTTTAGATTTATACTTCATACTTATAGACAATTCAATTAGTTTCTTTCTGTAGTCCCCTCCCCCAAAAGTACTTCAAACTAATTTGTTATCTAACAGTTTTATGTAACAATTTAAGGCACACATACTATTCAAATCTAAACTTTTCTTTGCCTAAATTATGCTTAACTccttatatatattaacttatatAATTGACTTATACAGATATAAacgttttggtttttaaaaaaactaacgATATTTACACAAGCCCATGCCTCCCATCATTTGGCTACCATAAGCACCACCGCTTGCTCCTGCTGTAGAATTCAAGAAGAGTTCTACATATCTGTGTTCTGAAATGAGAGAAAAGGCATACAAGGTTAGCTTAAAAAAAGACACTAAAGTGATATTTACACAAACCCATGCCTCCTAGCATTTGGCTACCGTAAGCACCACCGCTTGCTCCTGCTGTAGAATTCAAGAAGAGTTCTACATATCTGTgttctgaaatgagaaaaaaaaagttgaaaatgtttgttggtgaaagaaaaagataagcacTTTTAGTTCTTTTAAGTAGATCTGTGAACTATAAAtacttttagtaaaaaaaaaattctagctgCTTCTCTCAGGTGATTTACTTTATGCAAGTTTCAAAAAGCAGTATTAAACATTCACCTAAATTGCTTTGTCAGTTAAGCATATACCTTAGtcagtgttcttatcacaaattTTTTAATCATACTAACTTCAAAAACCCACACACTTTTTAAACATCCCGTAGAACCCTATTATTGGATTACAAATTTTTCTCATCCTTACTATTCCTTTATCGTAATCAGTCACACAACTACCTATAAGAGACCTGAAGATCCTTAAATCACACTTACGCATATTTGCTTTGTCTTTTGACATAGCTGCCACAGCATCTTCATGAGTTGCAAACTCGACATCTGCTTCACCAGTTACTCTGCCATCGGGACCAATTTCAATATGTACTCTCACAGGGTTGAGTGgtgaaaaaaactaaatataaggTATTTCAGAGAATCAAGTCAAATATTGTTACAGGAAACAAAACTTTAACATGCTGCTTCACTTAAGTAGAATAAGAACCATGTTTTTACTGTTACACTGAGATATACAACTTATGAATTTATCCTACACTTACATTATAAATGTCATTCTCAGTAGCTCTGTAAGGTAATCCCCGCATGTGTACACAGTGTCCTGTTGTGCTCTGGAAAGTAGAGCCACCATCCCCGTATCTGTGATCTGACATTCCTGAAAAACAATAATTGAGGTCTAAATGAACAAGAGTTAAGTATCCCTAGATGAGAAATTCAATTCTTACCTTACCTCTTCCAAATCTATCTGACCCAAATCCATAGCCATCATTATAGCCATTATAATCATCATAGCCTCCATAACCTGAAAGGCAAGAAGTACAATCACTAAATAAGTCACATAAAGAACAGACCTCGTGACACCTGCGCAACACACATACCTCCACCGTACGCACCACGCCTCATCCTTTCAAAGCCAGCTCCTCTTCCAATGCTGTTATACCCTCTGCCAGCCCCAGGTCTGTCATAGGGACCTGGCCGCTGCATGGCCATAAGTTTTCGTGGTGGATCATAGTGAGTTCTAACTTCAGCTCGACTGCTCTTAAAGATTTCGATATACCTAAAGCATTGTTCAAGAgaaaagggagtggggaagggagagaaaacatTAGTTCATTTCATACAGGTATTCAGTTACACAGAAAACAATGTAGTCATAGCCATGAAACTGACTAATATTTAAAGCCAGATTTCTTATATTTGTACAGGCAATGACCAGAAATTCACTCAATTTTAAGATTTAATGTaaactttatagaaaaaaaattcactccTCTGAGGCAGAGAGCCCAACCTTAGGGGTAGAGAGGAGTACTGTAAAATAAATGTCTTAGGAGGGAAAGAATTCCACTCAACTTTCAACATTTCATGTCTTAAATCCATTGGCATTATGTATAGCAAGTGAGCTAAAAAGCCAGCCTCCACCAACAGTCTAGCCCACACTACACATTTCCTTCTGCCAATAAATACCCCAGCCTATGCTTTTAGTAGGAATCAGCATAGGTAAG of Delphinus delphis chromosome 3, mDelDel1.2, whole genome shotgun sequence contains these proteins:
- the HNRNPH1 gene encoding heterogeneous nuclear ribonucleoprotein H isoform X1 codes for the protein MMLGTEGGEGFVVKVRGLPWSCSADEVQRFFSDCKIQNGAQGIRFIYTREGRPSGEAFVELESEDEVKLALKKDRETMGHRYVEVFKSNNVEMDWVLKHTGPNSPDTANDGFVRLRGLPFGCSKEEIVQFFSGLEIVPNGITLPVDFQGRSTGEAFVQFASQEIAEKALKKHKERIGHRYIEIFKSSRAEVRTHYDPPRKLMAMQRPGPYDRPGAGRGYNSIGRGAGFERMRRGAYGGGYGGYDDYNGYNDGYGFGSDRFGRDLNYCFSGMSDHRYGDGGSTFQSTTGHCVHMRGLPYRATENDIYNFFSPLNPVRVHIEIGPDGRVTGEADVEFATHEDAVAAMSKDKANMQHRYVELFLNSTAGASGGAYEHRYVELFLNSTAGASGGAYGSQMMGGMGLCKYPNQSSYGGPASQQLSGGYGGGYGGQSSMSGYGSQGTVNSSYYSSGSRASMGVNGMGGMSSMSSMSGGWGM
- the HNRNPH1 gene encoding heterogeneous nuclear ribonucleoprotein H isoform X7, which codes for MMLGTEGGEGFVVKVRGLPWSCSADEVQRFFSDCKIQNGAQGIRFIYTREGRPSGEAFVELESEDEVKLALKKDRETMGHRYVEVFKSNNVEMDWVLKHTGPNSPDTANDGFVRLRGLPFGCSKEEIVQFFSGLEIVPNGITLPVDFQGRSTGEAFVQFASQEIAEKALKKHKERIGHRYIEIFKSSRAEVRTHYDPPRKLMAMQRPGPYDRPGAGRGYNSIGRGAGFERMRRGAYGGGYGGYDDYNGYNDGYGFGSDRFGRDLNYCFSGMSDHRYGDGGSTFQSTTGHCVHMRGLPYRATENDIYNFFSPLNPVRVHIEIGPDGRVTGEADVEFATHEDAVAAMSKDKANMQHRYVELFLNSTAGASGGAYEHRYVELFLNSTAGASGGAYGSQMMGGMGLSNQSSYGGPASQQLSGGYGGGYGGQSSMSGYDQVLQENSSDFQSNIA
- the HNRNPH1 gene encoding heterogeneous nuclear ribonucleoprotein H isoform X5, with amino-acid sequence MMLGTEGGEGFVVKVRGLPWSCSADEVQRFFSDCKIQNGAQGIRFIYTREGRPSGEAFVELESEDEVKLALKKDRETMGHRYVEVFKSNNVEMDWVLKHTGPNSPDTANDGFVRLRGLPFGCSKEEIVQFFSGLEIVPNGITLPVDFQGRSTGEAFVQFASQEIAEKALKKHKERIGHRYIEIFKSSRAEVRTHYDPPRKLMAMQRPGPYDRPGAGRGYNSIGRGAGFERMRRGAYGGGYGGYDDYNGYNDGYGFGSDRFGRDLNYCFSGMSDHRYGDGGSTFQSTTGHCVHMRGLPYRATENDIYNFFSPLNPVRVHIEIGPDGRVTGEADVEFATHEDAVAAMSKDKANMQHRYVELFLNSTAGASGGAYEHRYVELFLNSTAGASGGAYGSQMMGGMGLCKYPNQSSYGGPASQQLSGGYGGGYGGQSSMSGYDQVLQENSSDFQSNIA
- the HNRNPH1 gene encoding heterogeneous nuclear ribonucleoprotein H isoform X6 — translated: MMLGTEGGEGFVVKVRGLPWSCSADEVQRFFSDCKIQNGAQGIRFIYTREGRPSGEAFVELESEDEVKLALKKDRETMGHRYVEVFKSNNVEMDWVLKHTGPNSPDTANDGFVRLRGLPFGCSKEEIVQFFSGLEIVPNGITLPVDFQGRSTGEAFVQFASQEIAEKALKKHKERIGHRYIEIFKSSRAEVRTHYDPPRKLMAMQRPGPYDRPGAGRGYNSIGRGAGFERMRRGAYGGGYGGYDDYNGYNDGYGFGSDRFGRDLNYCFSGMSDHRYGDGGSTFQSTTGHCVHMRGLPYRATENDIYNFFSPLNPVRVHIEIGPDGRVTGEADVEFATHEDAVAAMSKDKANMQHRYVELFLNSTAGASGGAYGSQMLGGMGLSNQSSYGGPASQQLSGGYGGGYGGQSSMSGYGSQGTVNSSYYSSGSRASMGVNGMGGMSSMSSMSGGWGM
- the HNRNPH1 gene encoding heterogeneous nuclear ribonucleoprotein H isoform X10; this translates as MMLGTEGGEGFVVKVRGLPWSCSADEVQRFFSDCKIQNGAQGIRFIYTREGRPSGEAFVELESEDEVKLALKKDRETMGHRYVEVFKSNNVEMDWVLKHTGPNSPDTANDGFVRLRGLPFGCSKEEIVQFFSGLEIVPNGITLPVDFQGRSTGEAFVQFASQEIAEKALKKHKERIGHRYIEIFKSSRAEVRTHYDPPRKLMAMQRPGPYDRPGAGRGYNSIGRGAGFERMRRGAYGGGYGGYDDYNGYNDGYGFGSDRFGRDLNYCFSGMSDHRYGDGGSTFQSTTGHCVHMRGLPYRATENDIYNFFSPLNPVRVHIEIGPDGRVTGEADVEFATHEDAVAAMSKDKANMQHRYVELFLNSTAGASGGAYGSQMLGGMGLSNQSSYGGPASQQLSGGYGGGYGGQSSMSGYDQVLQENSSDFQSNIA
- the HNRNPH1 gene encoding heterogeneous nuclear ribonucleoprotein H isoform X9 yields the protein MMLGTEGGEGFVVKVRGLPWSCSADEVQRFFSDCKIQNGAQGIRFIYTREGRPSGEAFVELESEDEVKLALKKDRETMGHRYVEVFKSNNVEMDWVLKHTGPNSPDTANDGFVRLRGLPFGCSKEEIVQFFSGLEIVPNGITLPVDFQGRSTGEAFVQFASQEIAEKALKKHKERIGHRYIEIFKSSRAEVRTHYDPPRKLMAMQRPGPYDRPGAGRGYNSIGRGAGFERMRRGMSDHRYGDGGSTFQSTTGHCVHMRGLPYRATENDIYNFFSPLNPVRVHIEIGPDGRVTGEADVEFATHEDAVAAMSKDKANMQHRYVELFLNSTAGASGGAYEHRYVELFLNSTAGASGGAYGSQMMGGMGLCKYPNQSSYGGPASQQLSGGYGGGYGGQSSMSGYGSQGTVNSSYYSSGSRASMGVNGMGGMSSMSSMSGGWGM
- the HNRNPH1 gene encoding heterogeneous nuclear ribonucleoprotein H isoform X3; protein product: MMLGTEGGEGFVVKVRGLPWSCSADEVQRFFSDCKIQNGAQGIRFIYTREGRPSGEAFVELESEDEVKLALKKDRETMGHRYVEVFKSNNVEMDWVLKHTGPNSPDTANDGFVRLRGLPFGCSKEEIVQFFSGLEIVPNGITLPVDFQGRSTGEAFVQFASQEIAEKALKKHKERIGHRYIEIFKSSRAEVRTHYDPPRKLMAMQRPGPYDRPGAGRGYNSIGRGAGFERMRRGYGGYDDYNGYNDGYGFGSDRFGRDLNYCFSGMSDHRYGDGGSTFQSTTGHCVHMRGLPYRATENDIYNFFSPLNPVRVHIEIGPDGRVTGEADVEFATHEDAVAAMSKDKANMQHRYVELFLNSTAGASGGAYEHRYVELFLNSTAGASGGAYGSQMMGGMGLCKYPNQSSYGGPASQQLSGGYGGGYGGQSSMSGYGSQGTVNSSYYSSGSRASMGVNGMGGMSSMSSMSGGWGM
- the HNRNPH1 gene encoding heterogeneous nuclear ribonucleoprotein H isoform X8, coding for MMLGTEGGEGFVVKVRGLPWSCSADEVQRFFSDCKIQNGAQGIRFIYTREGRPSGEAFVELESEDEVKLALKKDRETMGHRYVEVFKSNNVEMDWVLKHTGPNSPDTANDGFVRLRGLPFGCSKEEIVQFFSGLEIVPNGITLPVDFQGRSTGEAFVQFASQEIAEKALKKHKERIGHRYIEIFKSSRAEVRTHYDPPRKLMAMQRPGPYDRPGAGRGYNSIGRGAGFERMRRGAYGGGYGGYDDYNGYNDGYGFGSDRFGRDLNYCFSGMSDHRYGDGGSTFQSTTGHCVHMRGLPYRATENDIYNFFSPLNPVRVHIEIGPDGRVTGEADVEFATHEDAVAAMSKDKANMQHRYVELFLNSTAGASGGAYEHRYVELFLNSTAGASGGAYANQSSYGGPASQQLSGGYGGGYGGQSSMSGYDQVLQENSSDFQSNIA
- the HNRNPH1 gene encoding heterogeneous nuclear ribonucleoprotein H isoform X4 — translated: MMLGTEGGEGFVVKVRGLPWSCSADEVQRFFSDCKIQNGAQGIRFIYTREGRPSGEAFVELESEDEVKLALKKDRETMGHRYVEVFKSNNVEMDWVLKHTGPNSPDTANDGFVRLRGLPFGCSKEEIVQFFSGLEIVPNGITLPVDFQGRSTGEAFVQFASQEIAEKALKKHKERIGHRYIEIFKSSRAEVRTHYDPPRKLMAMQRPGPYDRPGAGRGYNSIGRGAGFERMRRGAYGGGYGGYDDYNGYNDGYGFGSDRFGRDLNYCFSGMSDHRYGDGGSTFQSTTGHCVHMRGLPYRATENDIYNFFSPLNPVRVHIEIGPDGRVTGEADVEFATHEDAVAAMSKDKANMQHRYVELFLNSTAGASGGAYEHRYVELFLNSTAGASGGAYANQSSYGGPASQQLSGGYGGGYGGQSSMSGYGSQGTVNSSYYSSGSRASMGVNGMGGMSSMSSMSGGWGM
- the HNRNPH1 gene encoding heterogeneous nuclear ribonucleoprotein H isoform X2, coding for MMLGTEGGEGFVVKVRGLPWSCSADEVQRFFSDCKIQNGAQGIRFIYTREGRPSGEAFVELESEDEVKLALKKDRETMGHRYVEVFKSNNVEMDWVLKHTGPNSPDTANDGFVRLRGLPFGCSKEEIVQFFSGLEIVPNGITLPVDFQGRSTGEAFVQFASQEIAEKALKKHKERIGHRYIEIFKSSRAEVRTHYDPPRKLMAMQRPGPYDRPGAGRGYNSIGRGAGFERMRRGAYGGGYGGYDDYNGYNDGYGFGSDRFGRDLNYCFSGMSDHRYGDGGSTFQSTTGHCVHMRGLPYRATENDIYNFFSPLNPVRVHIEIGPDGRVTGEADVEFATHEDAVAAMSKDKANMQHRYVELFLNSTAGASGGAYEHRYVELFLNSTAGASGGAYGSQMMGGMGLSNQSSYGGPASQQLSGGYGGGYGGQSSMSGYGSQGTVNSSYYSSGSRASMGVNGMGGMSSMSSMSGGWGM